In Marinicauda algicola, one DNA window encodes the following:
- the clpS gene encoding ATP-dependent Clp protease adapter ClpS, which yields MTERRSPDQPGRGTGLALKPKVKTQRPSMYKVLLLNDDYTPMEFVVEVLMGIFHKSPEEATRIMLHVHQHGVGVCGVFTYEVAETKVAQVMDAARQSQHPLQCTMEKD from the coding sequence ATGACCGAACGGCGCAGCCCAGACCAACCCGGACGGGGAACCGGTCTGGCCCTAAAGCCGAAAGTGAAGACGCAGCGCCCCTCGATGTACAAGGTGCTGCTCCTCAACGACGACTACACGCCGATGGAATTCGTCGTCGAAGTCCTCATGGGGATTTTTCACAAGTCCCCTGAAGAGGCGACTCGCATCATGCTCCATGTGCACCAACATGGAGTGGGGGTGTGCGGCGTCTTCACCTACGAGGTGGCCGAGACCAAGGTCGCCCAGGTGATGGACGCGGCGAGGCAGAGCCAGCATCCGTTGCAGTGCACGATGGAAAAGGATTAG
- a CDS encoding phasin family protein, protein MAEDTKPAANPEPKPAEAAPAKVVPSAPKAAANSNGAPKPAASKAAARKPQPQPQPQPNTKPQPQPKAKPRQPSAPRKITGETFMSNAKKDTATETLDKVTQASNKAVKEGFEKSLNALNEFSAFQKDTVDAVIASATATSKSLEELNANSIAFAKKSMEEGVAAAKSMSSAKSLQELIEIQADFTKSSLEAYLAEVNKATELMSGMFKDGFKPLNDRFAAAVEVAQSQR, encoded by the coding sequence ATGGCCGAGGACACGAAACCTGCTGCCAACCCCGAGCCGAAGCCGGCCGAGGCCGCGCCGGCGAAGGTCGTGCCGTCCGCTCCGAAGGCTGCCGCGAATTCCAACGGCGCGCCGAAGCCGGCCGCTTCGAAGGCCGCAGCCCGGAAACCGCAACCGCAACCGCAACCGCAACCGAATACCAAGCCCCAACCCCAGCCGAAGGCCAAGCCGCGCCAGCCTTCCGCGCCCCGCAAGATTACCGGAGAGACCTTCATGTCCAACGCCAAGAAAGACACCGCCACCGAAACCCTCGACAAGGTGACCCAGGCCTCCAACAAGGCCGTCAAGGAGGGCTTCGAGAAGTCCCTGAACGCCCTGAACGAGTTCAGCGCGTTCCAGAAGGATACCGTCGATGCCGTGATCGCCTCGGCGACCGCCACGTCGAAGTCGCTCGAGGAGCTGAACGCCAACTCGATCGCCTTCGCCAAGAAGTCGATGGAAGAAGGCGTCGCCGCCGCCAAGTCGATGTCCTCGGCGAAGTCGCTTCAGGAGCTCATCGAGATCCAGGCCGACTTCACCAAGTCCTCGCTCGAGGCCTACCTGGCCGAAGTGAACAAGGCGACCGAGCTGATGAGCGGCATGTTCAAGGACGGCTTCAAGCCGCTGAACGACCGCTTCGCGGCCGCCGTCGAGGTCGCGCAGTCGCAGCGCTAA